The genomic interval AGATCTGCGTCCACCGCTACACTCAATGGGAGTAAAACATCTGATTTTTAGGATCGGTCGCTTCCCTACCAATCAGCAATTTCTCTAGGACAgtagtgcccaatacgtcgatcgcgatctaccggtcgatcgcaaaggaagtatgggtcgatcgcgtgacattttatattttttttcttactttttttttttgtttaaaccaGCGCAGgaaagctgccgctctccttgcactggttcagacgtctatgtTTCAGCATAGGTGGTGTCATCATGCCGCCTAAGCTGACACGCAGGAGaaaaggatgcggcagcagcagcaTTATCGAGTtcagtaagtatgagaactttatgttttataataggccgctacctccttgagtattcccagcaggtagcggcctatttaccaacctccccgaacCCATtcactgccacccccgcttccccttgtactataggccgcggcgggcggtagtgaataggcccgagccaggccacgatcccactaccgccattattatattcagggatcttttcagacccctaaatataataatcggagccccaggagaggtgagagaacataataaacactgttactcacctctccgggatccgatgtcaatatgacaatgctgcggcccaggtcccgcccacaagaagtgagtAGTAGATCTTTtaacttggtcattttataagtagctcgcatgctgaGAAAGCGTGCGCACCCTTGCTCTAGGGGTTAACGTAAATCATTTTTgtagtacaacccctttaagacaaaccAATATCTGACTATTATCACATCAAGTGTCTAAATTCTCTACATGACGTTCCTTAAGTACATAATCTTAAAGCATATTTGATTCCTCATCCCGGTTATTTAACTGACTGCAGGAGAATTTTAGCGCTTGTTAATGGGCTTAATGCAATTATTAATTTATAGGAGAAATTAATTAAAATGTATTGATGAAAATATATGGAAGATTAAAGAGAAAATCATTAAAAACACTAATAGATCTGACTGTTCTGGATGAGTTCAAGGAGCTGAAAAGAAATTCAAGAAATCTGAAGACAATACGCTGTGACACAGAggtagagtatatacggtatatacggtCTACCTCATATCTTTACCTGCAACAGTGTAATAAAATGTAAAGCTCCGTACACCGGCCTTCTGATGGATCGCTTGTCAAGAGGCTTttaaagggtaagtttacacggccATACATCAGGCCGAGCTTTAGCAgcttgattttttttatacagcAGATGAAAGCAGCACAATTTTTGGTCACgtgcacacacagcagatttattACAGATTTTCCGATTCCACACAGAGAAAAGTACAGGAAAATTTATGTCAATGGGGTTTTATTACAGCACAAGCTGCAGACTTGTTCCAggtttgctgcagatttcatcCATGACTATACACTACCTGCAGATTCTGCGTATCTCCAGGCCATGGTGACAGTGGAAAGGATCTGCTATTTGTGCACATGGCGTCCCCAAGGAAAAACGTTACTACGTTACTCTGCCGTGATCTGGATGAATGACCGGCCCTGTGAGCATGCCCTTACATTGTAAAAGCTCTTACCACGACAAATTGTGCGGTACCGTATGGCGATGCTTTTAGGGGAGATCATGAAATGCAATAGAGCATGAGAAAATATTATACCTAGGATTTTATGAGACCTTAAAAAGCCACTATAGCTCGTTAAAGGGATTTCAGGTGCCGATCAACTGTGGTGTTGGGATGAGCTATAgcaaggtcatgtgaccaatgaatgtaagGTCACTGGCTTAAGtatcggttttcccgatctgtgcccagggtgaagagctagcagtcccggtaccgtagctcttcaaagtcaaaagggcgtttctgacactctgtcggGACTGTCCTTTTGTACAAGTCGCGCCAagagcgctgtgctctgagaccgggtaggaacgccctctcccctcctgataatacttgtctatggacgagtactatgagcagagggagggggcgttcctccccgctcacacaatacagtgctattggcgctgcttgtacagaaggacgttcctgacagtgtcagaaacacctttctgactgtaaagagctacggtaccaggaccgctagctcttcacccagggcacagatcgtgaaagtatattgaactgcctgtgccccaaaccatgaaaggtcctctttaagactgacCAATACCATTACCTGTCTAGGCCCACCTCCGCAGTGGCCTCCAAGGGACCTGAACCTGCAAGTATTAGTTGCAACGCTATTCTATGGTAAAAcaactattactattgaggccAAACCTAGGCAGGACTCAATAGTAATATTGGCTGCTGACTACCATAGCAAATGAATGGCTCCAGTGATCTCACCATGAAGACTGGTTAAGGGAAGGTTTTTGAAGTGTCTCCGCTGTGTAAAGCTGCAGAGACCCTGCAGCCAAAGTGTCCACTCACCTAAGGGAGCAGGTGCCATGTTTAAATGAAGTGCCAGCATACACCGTACATgtacaaattgtaaagtgctgcggaatatgttggcgctatataaataaaaagtattattattatggcagatgtcagcaAGTGCAAGGACAAGTCTCGTGTATGGTAAGACACTGaggcgtaacatgaagctcctgggcctccatatacagtctgtaatggggcccctacctatctTGGtccatatagaatatatattgtatattttatgtagtagATAGACCTTTGGGGGCCCCTCCGACTCAAGAGCCTGGAAGAGACTGTTACTACTGTAACCCCTATAGCCAAAAATTGCCAACAAATTTCAATTGGGGCTACCAAAATGACAAATCTGCCCCTGAATACCATTTTATCAAACAGAAGTGGAAAATGTCCATAAGGCTACGGTCCCACATAGCATCccgcagcaataaaaaaaaaaaaaaaaaaaaagctgtggggaaaaactgcaatgcatcgcggttcttcacgCAGCGCTTTGCACAGGAAGTTCATAGCGGTTTCCTctatagactttctgcttcaattacacctatagggaaaccgccagagtttccataggtataattgacatgtgtatactgtgcgtatttTACAGCATAGTGGGGGTGAGGTTtgctataatcccatccactttccttTGACTATAAATCGTGGAGTTTCTGCCATGGGCAAACCGCgacatttacgccacgtgggaccccggccttagaAAGATTTGAGttactggaaaatccctttaaaggccatGTGGAAAGGTTTGCCTGTCCTAGCTGTACATTTGTAACAAATCTTATAGCAGTCTGCCCTCTAGTGGTTAACTTGCAAGTTTGTACATATGTGGAAGAAAAATtcagttaggctaggttcacaccaagcttttccgttgtttttttttttttttcctaataacCGCACACCTCAACTGCATAGCAAAAATATCGTATGAACTTTACCTGTTACATCAGTCTGAATTACTGTATGTTTTGTATTCTGAGTAAACTGTAGCCCTTCTCATATAGGAGTAGTGGGAGATTTCTTGCCCAAGAGTACAAATCCCTCATATTAGAGTTCACGGGAGTCGCTTGCTTCAAGCGATCATCATTTTGCTTAAATATGAATGAATGCATTGACTAATTTCCTCTTTCGTGCAGTCATTGTAGTTTCTTTCTTCatcttttctcctctatcatataccagttgattctggtgaccctgccctatctatctgcagggttgggtgtatatactggttgctggagacagactccctttaaatctgtgAAGCCGTAGTCACTAGTGATACCAATACAATACAAGTACAATGTGCCACGCAAGcctaggacacacaggatagttgtagcTGCAGAGACTGTACTTGGATTTGAATGGTggccaggaaagggttaacacgagAGGCTCTaatgcaggggtcggcaaccttcggctctccagctgctgtgaaactacaactcccagcatgctccattcacttccatgggagttccaagaacagcagagcaagtatgcatgctgggagttgtagttttgcaacagctggagagccgtacgttccctacccctggtctaatgtGTATTCTGAAGGAGGACTGGACTAGGAGAGCAGCGCTTGTAACTATGAGCAAAGCCCCTTTTCTACTTCCCATAATCCATATCAGTCTCTGCTGATAGAAACTAACTTTACATGATGACAGGCAGGGCAGACATCCAGTGGATTTTGCTTTAACAAAATGGACATTTTAGTTATGTTACATACCACGCCACTAGCGTCTCTGTCGCCATACAAAGTGTAGTACCAAGTGTAGGTATCGCTGTCCTGTAGACATCAATGAGACAGCACTGCAGTGCCTATACTCACCACAGCAAGTCAGCAACGCAGCTTAGGATATGTGAACATCACAGAGCGCCGCACTGTCTGGGTACAGGTGATTTGTGagggctaggtcatcagtattagaaattggataacccctttaaccaaatacTGAAACATAAGACATCTATCAAATACTTCTAGATCTTATCACATGAACTCCTTGAAACAGTTTTAGAGGTTACTGCTTAGAAGGTGTTTTCTAGTACCAACATTTAACACAAACCCACAGGAGAATTACAAGAATAGGAGTCCCCCAAGTCCCGGGTGTGAATAGAATAGTAGTACACATATGTAACCACTACTCCTATATTCATATGTACTGTACTCAGCTATACccatcagtcctatagaagtgtatggagcagtAGTGTACATATGTAACCACTGCTCCTATATTCATATGTGCCGTACTCAGCTAtacccatcagtcccatagaagtgtatggagcagtAGTGTACATATGTAATCACTGCTCCTATACTCAGCTATCCCCATCagtgccatagaagtgaatggagcagtagtgtacATATGTAACCACTGCTCCTATACTCACCGAtccccatcagtcccatagaagtgtatggagcagtAGTGTACATATGTAATCACTGCTCCTATTCTCATAAGCCCCGttctatatatgtgctgtactcagCTAtacccatcagtcccatagaagtgtatggagtagTGTACATATGTAACCACTGCTCCTATACTCACCAAtccccatcagtcccatagaagtgtatggagcagtAGTATACATATGTAATCACTACTCCTATACTCCTCTAtccccatcagtcccatagaagtgtatggagcagtAGTGTACATATGTAACCGCTGCTCCTATTCCCATAACCCCTGTTCTCTGCTTACTCCTATCAGtcccaaagaagtgaatggagccatgGCCAAACCTATGCATTGCTGCTCCCTTCACACACGAGAACTAGAGTTACTTGCTCTTCTAATATTTGGACATTTACACATTTGTTATGGGTAAAGCCCCTTTATCATTGGAACAAAAACCAAGGCtatattttagtaatttttttgcTAGAGTTTGCAGACACTTCATGTATGTGATCCATAGACGTTTGCAGGGCAGTTGACAACACACAAATGACATCTGTGTGCAATTTTCTTTTCCATGGACCCCATCGATAAAACAGACAGAACTGCAAAAATTGGCAGGACTAGGGGCTACTCCATATTTTGCTGTCTAATCCTACAGCCTCCACACAGATCCCATAAAAACTATGGAGCTTCAGAGATAACTATACTCAGAGATACTACCAGAACTATGGTCATGTACACAAACTCTTATAGTGTATTTCTAGAGAACTGAACAAATATGGTCCAGGGTGTATTATTGTGTAGCGAGGGGAAAAACTACCAAAAACACACAGAAATAAAAGCCATTCCGTACTGACGCAAAACCTGAACCCTAGTTGGGAATGGTCTTTTATATTGGCTTTATAATGAATTAGAAGATTTTACTGCTGCCGATCGTGGCCATTGAGGAAGGAGTCTGAGTCAGGCAATGGAGAAATAAAGTCAATAGATTAACCTTCCGACTCTACAGCCCCAATAATGTATTTGCTACGTCTTCCTTGGAATAACGTTAGGAGAGACCATCTTCACTTACACAGTTTCTGTACAGAAGTTTTTACATGTCCGTATTTACGCAGGCGAATCTTTCGCATTCAGTGACTTGTGAGTACCACTCAATGAGAGATTACAGAATATTGTGGTGTATGGCtccatatgtacacagtgaaaccTCCTTGGAGATGACCAGTCAATTGCACTTAAATGTGATCTTCTtgtgaaggggaaggggggggtttaAACAGTGGTCTGATGCCAGTCTAGATAAATCTCTTGAAATAACTATGACACTTATGAAACCAAAGAAAGGGAGTTGTCCCCGAGGAGGTGGCCGTATCTCCTCTGCCTGCCTGGGTGACATCAGGTGGGTGAAGTATTGGAGAAACTCTCCATTTGACATAGGTCTAGCAATCACCTTATATGATAGATATTGTTCATATTTCACTGAGGTTTTGATGggaatcagagctcagcttctctcctctatcctataaccctatatatcacagagctcagcttctctcctctatcatatatccctatatatcacagagctcagcttctctcctgtatcatataaacttatatatcatagagcttctctcctctatcatataaccctatatgtcacagagctcagcttctctcctctatcctataaccctatatatcacagagctgagcttctctcctctatcctataaccctatatatcacagagctgagcttctctcctctatcatataaccctatatatcacagagctcagcttctctcctctatcatatatccctatatatcacagagctcagcttctctcctgtatcatataaacttatatatcatagagcttctctcctctatcatataaccctatatgtcacagagctcagcttctctcctctatcctataaccctatatatcacagagctgagcttctctcctctatcctataaccctatatatcacagagctgagcttctctcctctatcctataaccctatatatcacagagctgagcttctctcctctatcctataaccctatatatcacagagctgagcttctctcctctatcctataaccctatatatcacagagctgagcttctctcctctatcctataaccctatatatcacagagctcagcttctctcctatcatataaccctatatatcacagaattcAGCTGATCTTTAATTTCTTGAATCTTTGGCAGTAAACATACCACAAGCAAACACACACTGTCACTCTCACCTTTACCAAGTGGTACCCTGTAAACCTTTATTTGACAAGGCCATTGAACATGTGGTTTATTTTAAATGATCCCCCTATAAGTCATTCAGGAATTAGGACTGAATGAGGAACTGGTTCAAGTCACAGGTGgaagtttaggctaaggccccacgggacatcccgcagcaaaaagaaaaaaccgctgtggaaaaaactgtggcggcaacacatcacggttcgtCCCATAGCGCTTTAGAcaaagtccatagagttttcctctgcggactttgttacaattatatctatggggaaaccgctggtgtttctgtaggtataattgacatgctgcgatttccaaaaccggcgcgtgtCCACactggcatgggattcgctagactcccatccactttgcccttactgtaaaacgcctttGATtattccgtcccgtggggcccagccttagttgcagaaatttttgcaggttTTGCTTTCTCATGAATTCAGAACAGCACAGAAATTTCCTCAGCACATCTGGGATATATGACTTAACCAGACATGTACCCTGGCCACAATAGGTTTTGGAATAAAACATAGCTGAATTATTCTGGGCACCGTACGATAACCATAAAACAAGAGTCTTTCTACTTCCAAGCACTCTTAAagagaatgttttttttatttactggCTCACCACCCCCAGATCTGCCTATGCCGTCCCACCACTACATATCCATGAGTGTGTAGAGTTCGTTTATTTTGCTCCATTGAAATAAAACGTAACAGGCAGAGGATAATGTACAGATAATGGGGGAACAGATTAAAGCGCAGAGGAAGGTGGAGAGACGAGAATGTGATTTCAAGGAGAAGGGGGGGTGTGCAGAACAACACAGAGCAGGTCACTTATACAGAATGTCGTAGTGTCCGGGTCGGTAGAGCAGGAACACCTGTGGATGTGAGCCCTCAGGAAACACGTGGGTGACTGTGCTGCCCCCCTCACCCCTGTCCATATATTCAACCTGAATAGAAACATTCAAGGCCTGGGAGAGAGCAATGATGTGAATGTGGTCACTTTCCTTACACATGGGCTCAACCTCCTGAACAAAGATGAAAGAAAACAGCATTGATGGAgggaggaaataaaaaaaaaagtgatgttaaTATCCGGAAAAATTGCAAAACATTTGCAAGCTAATAGTACATGGTGCATTACACATAGAACACTTGCATATCAGAGTACTGCGGAGGACAACCATATCAATGGTACCAGAACATTTGTCTATAACATTTTGCCACCGGTATTAAGACCAAaagcaagaataataataatgaacaGATGATGCCATTATTTTGGTACAGTCTAGAAGATGCAACTCTAATACATACACcagtcagccataacattaaagctTCCTGATGAATAAACAGCTTTGACCTTTTGAGGCATGGACTTCTCCAGACCCTTAAAAATGGGATTTAGCACCAAAATGTTCATTTTAGATCCTAAGGTGTGAAGTGAGGCCTCCATTGATCAGAATTGTTTTTGCCAGCACACCTAACAAATGCTTTTTCTTTATCACGTTCCAGATACCTTTCCTGAACAATTTCTGCAGTGTGGTCAGGGGCTTTACTTTATCCTTGCTGTGAAAGGGTGTACTTCATAGCAATTTCTAAGCAGGTGGGGTTTTGTTACTAACATTCACATAAATAACCAGTGCAGCATGCAAAAtgcttttcctcaggatgatggcatctaccagcaggacaatgcgacgtgtcataaagctcgcagtgtatgtgcgtggtacAAGGAGCAccgggatgagtttaccgtactcccttggccagcaaattccccagacttgaacccaatcgagaatatgTGGGATCACCTTaattgggttgttcgcgccgtggatgctcaactgcgtaacctagcgcagctggccacggcactggagtcggcatggctcaacatcctagtgaacatcatcacaacatcccctctcttcctgcacgtctcgcagcagtccgctctgccaaagagggttattctggattttgacaggtggtttcattaatgtaactggactgtgtatcagGACCCAAGTTTTCCAGAAGAACACTGCCCAAAGTAGCATGTTGGCTCAGCCATCTTGCCTTACCACAATGCATCTTTTTACCTTCCTCAAGTAATCGCTGAACATGCACCAGGCTGTccacatgatatacagtataactaaccaGGCGACCATCtttcattgctccattgtcctgtTCTGAGTAGTTTAGTTGTTTTGTGTTGACAGTGGAATCGCTCGGTAGAACTATGCCACCATCAATTGCTCTGTCAATTCAGCCGAATGTTACCTGATGTGTATGAGTAGCCTTAGACTTATCTATTTTTTCTACCTCCAATACATACATTTCAAGAAGTGGCTGCTCACTTGCTGTCTGACACTTTCCGTGCCTTGACATGTGCCACTGACACCAGATAATGTCACCTGTCAGTGACTTTAATGTCATGGCAGATTGGCGTCTATGCTTATTACTCAGAGGCAGCCTGATCCGTATACATCTCCCGTTTTAAGGCTCTTCAGCATCTTTCTTATTTCTACAATATATAGTATACCTCAGCACACAGTGGCATCTGAAAGAGAGAATACAATTCTATTACCTGCTGGCAGAATTCCTTGACGCTTCTTCCACCTTCTATAAAGTGCTGGTAAAAGATGCTCTCTCTCTGCAAGTGTCCAGAGGTCAGAAGACGCAGGTAGACGACCACGTAATCTGAAACAGTCTGCTCATTAAATGCAGCTAGTAGCTCCGTCACTGCAGGACGTTTCTCTACAAGAGCAATTAGATCCATGAACTGTGAATGCAAGAAAAGAAGAAGTCCCATAGACTGAGGGTCACCACACGGCGCAGACATAAATGAACAACCAGAACAAGCGTCCTAAAGAAAGAATGCAAAATGACTCAAGAGGGAAAGCGAAAGGAAAGTAGGGAATAGTGCTTACTGTGTTATGGAAATCTTCTATAGTAAATTCTGTAAACCCTTgtctgataagctcttccttacTGCGCAGTGCCACCTCCTTAAACCTAGAAGAGGAAACAGAAGATTAAACATGGCTTTGTAAAAAAGGAGTAAGCACTGCCTTATGGAAGTATACTACTGTCCCATAATCCTGATTCAGCAGATTGATAGCATTAAACCCCTGCTCCATTCCTGATGCAGGGGTTACAGGTAAACCAAGGTCCATAATATTCAAGGGACtccctttttatgctgataaatACACTTACAGTTACACAATGAATGAATCAGGTCTGTCACAAAGGTAATGGTATTTTCCTGCTGAATAAAATCAGCAGACCTAGACTTAGACATACTGAGGGCCTATCAATATGTAAATCCTGAAAATATAAAATCCTCAATAAAGTCGGCAAAAATATCTATAAAAATAGAGTACTGAAACATACTTGATCTTTCTGCACCCCAGTTATGACCAGGGCGTACAGCTCCCTATTCTACTCATCTGAATGGGGACCACTGGAGATAGCCGAGTATTTTATCATAACTAGGGAGCAAAATAACCCAGTTCTGAAATTCGCTGGGGAAGAGATCGGTGGGACACCCACCTATAAGCAAGTCACAACCCTATCATTTGAATAGGCGGTAACCTCTTGTAACTGGAATAACCTTTTAACATTTTGCATATAAGGATACGTATCATCTCACTTTGTAAAATATACATGCAGTAAgtacaaaaaaattgaaaaaagggcaccagctattttttttttctgctgcagtgAAATCACACTTATTATTCCTTCCCATAATCCCAGCGACTTACCTTTCAAGTTCAGTTCCTCCTTCCAGCAGAGCTTCTAAATAGGAATAGCCAAACGCCCTGTAGAAACAGTTGCCATCTGGTCTTGTTCGACGTATGTAAGTGTATCTTCTGTGCAAGTCCTAGTGGGAGAGATAGCATTTCTATTTTCTAGCTGTTTGGTTTTAGGTCTTACAGATTGTTAGATTTGCTCTTTAACCTCTTcttgacatccgccataatagcaGATGCAGTCTTTAAAAATGGTGCCCTCTCTAAAGCAGACTGGATGCCATAACAGTCTGGTCtcagagactgagtgcccaagaTCTGAGTCTGCTCTGACCATGAGCATTTACCCCTTTCATGTGGCCACACACCTCCTCCTAATACCCCTACCTTGGTGTCCCCAGTTGGTCTTAAATTTTACTGGAGCCGTCCTGactccatgacagccgggagacttatgaaggctcccaggcctgtcttcaATAGAGACCTGGTGACACAGACCCTAAATGCCGCCTAAAACCCGGTCTCCATTCTTTTCAATAGGAGTCAGATGCTGATTTTATCTCTAGCgggaaaaaataagcatcatgtTCAGGTGAATTGAAGTGAATTCCTGGCAAGCAGGAGCagatagggtaagttcaca from Leptodactylus fuscus isolate aLepFus1 chromosome 7, aLepFus1.hap2, whole genome shotgun sequence carries:
- the OTUB1 gene encoding ubiquitin thioesterase OTUB1, translating into MAAEESDRLQSDCDGVNCLTYDEAIIAQQDRIQQEIAGHTPLLSDRLDLSVLYQEYAPDDQIYQDKIKDLHRRYTYIRRTRPDGNCFYRAFGYSYLEALLEGGTELERFKEVALRSKEELIRQGFTEFTIEDFHNTFMDLIALVEKRPAVTELLAAFNEQTVSDYVVVYLRLLTSGHLQRESIFYQHFIEGGRSVKEFCQQEVEPMCKESDHIHIIALSQALNVSIQVEYMDRGEGGSTVTHVFPEGSHPQVFLLYRPGHYDILYK